A single window of bacterium DNA harbors:
- a CDS encoding ABC transporter ATP-binding protein — MTGQAVLELDRICRRFGGLEAIRDVSMSVPEGSRRAIIGPNGAGKTTLFNIITGELAATSGRLRLFGRDVTGLPAHRRAALGLGRTFQITNLFGPLTVEDNMLLAVQALGPSKYAMLRPLRRDRTVLDRARALLEPAGLWEKRDTEVHVLSYGEQRQLEVLLALAGRPRLLLLDEPAAGLSPGERREMAQFIKALDPGLTLLLIEHDMDVAFEIVDAITVLHFGCVVAEGTKEAVRADPSVQEIYLGAEADAHA; from the coding sequence GTGACGGGGCAGGCCGTTCTGGAGCTCGACCGGATCTGCCGCCGGTTCGGCGGCCTCGAAGCGATCCGGGACGTCTCCATGTCCGTGCCGGAAGGGTCGCGCCGCGCGATCATCGGGCCGAACGGCGCCGGCAAGACCACGCTGTTCAACATCATCACGGGCGAGCTCGCCGCGACGTCGGGACGCCTCAGGCTCTTCGGCCGCGACGTGACGGGCCTGCCGGCGCACCGGCGGGCCGCGCTCGGGCTCGGGCGCACGTTTCAGATTACCAACCTCTTCGGGCCGCTTACGGTCGAGGACAACATGCTGCTCGCGGTGCAGGCGCTCGGGCCCTCGAAGTACGCGATGCTGCGGCCGCTGCGCCGCGACCGGACGGTGCTCGACCGCGCACGGGCCCTGCTCGAGCCGGCGGGGCTCTGGGAGAAGCGCGACACCGAGGTCCACGTGCTCTCCTACGGCGAGCAGCGGCAGCTGGAGGTGCTGCTGGCGCTGGCCGGGCGTCCGCGGCTCCTGCTGCTGGACGAGCCGGCGGCCGGGCTGTCGCCGGGCGAACGGCGGGAGATGGCGCAGTTCATCAAGGCGCTCGATCCGGGGCTGACGCTCCTGCTCATCGAGCACGACATGGACGTCGCGTTCGAGATCGTCGACGCGATCACGGTGCTGCATTTCGGCTGTGTGGTGGCGGAAGGGACGAAG
- a CDS encoding Xaa-Pro peptidase family protein, with protein MTYHPFIAGQHELQPRRVFSTSGTDWQGRVNFDRLRGERLARAREMMDKHDLGALILFVGENVRYVTGVYQGNWKNNIFIRYAVLPRGKDPVLFETVGSDMVCAQMDAPWLTEVRPAITWKWSEGAEGEMAARMAGSIADVLRESGVHKEKIGIDIMDMVAYQSLTKEGLNITNGWPAMSQARVIKTQDELECHKIAAAHGDAAMYMAKHEWARPGVREAEVCAKVNEYLYRSGFDFVYDIIVASGGNTSPYRRWHTDKIIRQGDLMIIDINAVGPGGYFIDFVRCWKVAAKPTQKEKDLYKECYDSLYAAIGAVRAGATSADVAKHFPVYDDDKYGSVSLQQFAHSIGLSLYEGMWISRAYSLKYPAELKKNMYFAIETFAGHPGLEQTVRLEENIVVTDSGHERFTLCEHADDMMA; from the coding sequence ATGACGTACCACCCGTTTATTGCCGGGCAGCACGAGCTCCAGCCCCGGCGCGTCTTCAGCACGTCCGGGACCGATTGGCAGGGCCGCGTCAACTTCGACCGGCTGCGCGGCGAGCGGCTGGCGCGCGCGCGCGAGATGATGGACAAGCACGATCTCGGCGCGCTGATCCTGTTCGTCGGCGAGAACGTCCGCTACGTCACCGGCGTGTACCAGGGCAACTGGAAGAACAACATCTTCATCCGCTACGCGGTGCTGCCGCGCGGCAAGGATCCGGTGCTGTTCGAGACGGTCGGCAGCGACATGGTCTGCGCGCAGATGGACGCGCCGTGGCTGACTGAGGTCCGGCCGGCGATCACCTGGAAGTGGTCCGAGGGCGCGGAGGGGGAGATGGCCGCGCGCATGGCCGGGTCGATCGCGGACGTGCTGCGCGAATCCGGCGTGCACAAGGAGAAGATCGGCATCGATATCATGGACATGGTCGCCTACCAGTCGCTGACGAAGGAAGGGCTCAACATCACGAACGGCTGGCCGGCGATGTCGCAGGCGCGGGTCATCAAGACCCAGGACGAGCTGGAGTGCCACAAGATCGCCGCGGCCCACGGCGACGCCGCGATGTATATGGCGAAGCATGAATGGGCCAGGCCCGGCGTCCGGGAGGCCGAGGTCTGCGCGAAAGTCAACGAATACCTGTACCGCAGCGGCTTCGACTTCGTCTACGATATCATCGTCGCGTCCGGCGGCAACACCAGCCCCTACCGCCGGTGGCACACCGACAAGATCATCCGTCAGGGCGACCTCATGATCATCGACATCAACGCGGTCGGCCCGGGCGGCTACTTCATCGACTTCGTGCGCTGCTGGAAAGTCGCCGCCAAGCCGACCCAAAAGGAGAAGGACCTCTACAAGGAGTGCTACGATTCGCTCTACGCGGCGATCGGCGCGGTCCGCGCCGGGGCGACCTCCGCGGACGTCGCGAAGCACTTCCCCGTCTACGACGATGACAAATACGGCAGCGTCTCGCTGCAGCAGTTCGCGCACAGCATCGGGCTCAGTCTGTACGAGGGGATGTGGATCTCCCGCGCGTACTCGCTCAAGTACCCCGCGGAGCTCAAGAAGAACATGTATTTCGCGATCGAGACGTTCGCGGGGCATCCGGGCCTCGAGCAGACCGTCCGCCTCGAGGAGAACATCGTCGTGACCGACAGCGGCCACGAGCGGTTCACGCTGTGCGAGCACGCCGACGACATGATGGCGTAA
- a CDS encoding branched-chain amino acid ABC transporter permease: MGASFYLQQALNGLSFGALLFLLASGLTLIFGLMRVANIAHGSYYLLGAYVGLSVMRWTGVFPLAIVAGGAAVAAIGIVMQRWFLARFHQQTLPQVLLTMGFAFFFSDQALLVWGGDPQSIPVPKVLSGTLVLGPVYFPAYRLFVIAVGLCVFVGLWLLLERTRLGATVRAAVDDAEMARGLGINVGRVMTGVFALGAFLAAAGGVMGGAFLSIYPGADFDVLPLTFVVVIMGGLGSLKGALIGSLLVGLLDNFGKAMFPELSYFTLFAPMALILAVRPTGLFGRA; the protein is encoded by the coding sequence GTGGGCGCGTCGTTCTACCTGCAGCAGGCGCTCAACGGTCTCTCCTTCGGCGCCCTGCTGTTCCTGCTCGCGAGCGGGCTCACGCTCATCTTCGGGCTGATGCGGGTGGCCAACATCGCGCACGGCTCCTATTATCTGCTCGGCGCGTACGTCGGGCTGTCGGTCATGCGCTGGACGGGCGTCTTCCCGCTGGCGATCGTGGCCGGCGGGGCCGCCGTCGCGGCCATCGGCATCGTGATGCAGCGGTGGTTCCTGGCGCGGTTCCATCAGCAAACGCTGCCTCAAGTGCTGCTGACGATGGGGTTCGCGTTCTTCTTCTCCGACCAGGCGCTGCTGGTGTGGGGCGGCGATCCGCAGAGCATCCCGGTCCCGAAGGTGCTCTCCGGCACGCTGGTCCTCGGCCCCGTGTACTTTCCGGCGTACCGCCTGTTCGTGATCGCGGTGGGGCTCTGCGTCTTTGTGGGATTGTGGCTGTTGCTCGAGCGCACGCGCCTCGGCGCGACCGTGCGGGCGGCCGTCGACGACGCCGAGATGGCGCGCGGCCTCGGCATCAACGTCGGGCGGGTGATGACCGGCGTGTTCGCGCTCGGCGCGTTCCTCGCGGCCGCGGGCGGGGTGATGGGCGGCGCGTTCCTCTCGATCTACCCCGGCGCCGACTTCGACGTGCTGCCGCTGACGTTCGTGGTCGTGATCATGGGCGGCCTCGGGAGCCTCAAGGGCGCGCTGATCGGCAGTCTCCTCGTCGGGCTGCTCGACAATTTCGGCAAAGCGATGTTCCCCGAGCTGTCCTATTTCACACTCTTCGCGCCGATGGCGCTGATCCTCGCCGTGCGGCCGACGGGCCTCTTCGGACGGGCCTAG
- a CDS encoding amidohydrolase family protein, with protein MIVDVHSHVFPERFLAALDRVGARHGVKVETRGGERIVWSSPRQRSAIGPVFWDVAERLAALDRWGIAVQALSLSPPMLYWAPPDVGRELAAVFNDEIAAISRAHPGRFLAFATLPLQDLAAAVAEAERAARAGCRALYVGTNVNGRYLDDPSFEPLWECAVRRRLPVFTHPLNNAGEERMGEWHLGNSVGNPNETALAAARLIMAGVLDRHPDLEIVLAHGAGSLPFLLGRLDHTYAVRPEVQGALRRPPSAYLKRFHADTITHGDRALAFLIEAAGPDRVLLGTDLPYDMADPDPAGRLRRLALAPADAAAIEAGNAARLLGLEL; from the coding sequence ATGATTGTCGACGTTCACAGCCACGTCTTTCCGGAGCGGTTCCTGGCCGCCCTGGACCGGGTCGGCGCCCGGCACGGCGTCAAGGTGGAGACGCGCGGCGGCGAGCGGATCGTCTGGAGCAGCCCGCGCCAGCGCTCCGCGATCGGGCCGGTCTTCTGGGATGTCGCGGAGCGCCTGGCGGCGCTCGACCGCTGGGGCATCGCGGTCCAGGCGCTGTCGCTTTCTCCGCCGATGCTGTACTGGGCGCCGCCGGACGTCGGGCGCGAGCTGGCCGCGGTGTTCAACGACGAGATCGCCGCGATCAGCCGCGCGCATCCCGGGCGGTTCCTCGCGTTTGCGACGCTGCCCCTTCAAGATCTCGCCGCGGCGGTGGCGGAGGCGGAGCGGGCCGCCCGCGCCGGCTGCCGGGCGCTGTACGTCGGCACGAACGTGAACGGCCGCTACCTCGACGACCCGTCGTTTGAGCCGCTGTGGGAGTGCGCGGTGCGGCGCCGGCTGCCGGTCTTCACCCATCCATTGAACAACGCCGGCGAGGAGCGCATGGGCGAGTGGCACCTCGGCAACTCCGTCGGCAATCCGAACGAGACCGCGCTCGCCGCCGCCCGCCTGATCATGGCCGGCGTCCTCGACCGGCACCCCGATCTCGAGATCGTGCTCGCGCACGGCGCAGGCTCGCTGCCGTTTCTCTTGGGACGGCTCGACCACACCTACGCGGTGCGCCCGGAGGTCCAGGGCGCGCTCCGCCGGCCGCCGTCGGCGTACCTCAAGCGCTTCCACGCCGACACGATCACGCACGGCGACCGCGCCCTCGCCTTCCTGATCGAGGCCGCCGGACCGGACCGCGTGCTCCTCGGCACGGACCTGCCGTACGACATGGCGGACCCTGATCCGGCGGGCCGCCTGCGGCGCCTAGCCCTCGCGCCGGCCGACGCCGCGGCGATCGAGGCCGGCAACGCGGCCCGGCTCCTCGGGCTCGAGCTCTAA
- a CDS encoding ABC transporter substrate-binding protein, translating into MARHRIMRRTLLKGGLALAGAAAAGGLDRLRPVVYAQPSPAFRIGFIADVTGNVAPSGRDMLDGFQMYLSEKNSMLGGKQVQLIVEDAGGVPANALTKARKLVEQDRVHLLTAPLLANEAYAVRDYVAERGTPMIFMVASADDLTQRKGAPNFVRVGWSSSQPSHPFGEYAATTLKYKRIAVIGSDYAFGYEVVGGFQKTFEEHGGQVVQKIWTPLGTPDFSPYVTQLRRDVDAVYATETGVDVIRFAKAYRQYGLKDKIPLIGGALLSDESLLRGMGAPEDATGIITCLHWAAGLTTLAAKKFVDAYNAKYKKDPSYYAETNYTGGMWIDTAVQRIDGKVDDRAAFLRAMLAVQLPNAPRGPVRLDSYHNPIQNEYVRKVEYQNGRLVNTVIHTFHNVSQFWTFAPAEFLKQPVYDRNYPPCRYC; encoded by the coding sequence TTGGCAAGACATCGCATCATGCGGCGGACGCTTCTCAAGGGAGGCCTCGCGCTGGCGGGAGCGGCGGCCGCCGGGGGGCTCGATCGCCTCCGCCCCGTCGTGTACGCTCAGCCGTCGCCGGCGTTCCGCATCGGCTTCATCGCGGATGTCACGGGCAACGTCGCGCCGAGCGGCCGCGATATGCTCGACGGCTTCCAGATGTACCTGTCCGAGAAGAACTCGATGCTCGGCGGAAAGCAGGTCCAGTTGATCGTCGAGGACGCGGGCGGCGTGCCGGCCAACGCGCTGACCAAGGCCCGCAAACTGGTGGAGCAGGACCGGGTCCACCTGCTGACCGCGCCGCTGCTGGCCAACGAGGCCTACGCGGTCCGCGATTACGTCGCGGAGCGGGGGACGCCTATGATCTTCATGGTCGCGTCCGCGGACGATCTCACCCAGCGGAAGGGCGCGCCGAACTTCGTCCGCGTCGGATGGTCGAGCAGCCAGCCCTCGCACCCGTTCGGCGAATACGCGGCGACGACGCTCAAGTACAAAAGGATCGCCGTCATCGGCAGCGACTACGCCTTCGGCTACGAGGTGGTCGGCGGGTTTCAGAAGACGTTCGAAGAGCACGGCGGCCAGGTCGTGCAGAAGATCTGGACGCCGCTCGGCACGCCGGACTTCAGCCCGTATGTCACGCAGCTGCGCCGGGACGTCGACGCCGTCTACGCGACCGAGACCGGCGTGGACGTGATCCGCTTCGCCAAGGCGTACCGGCAGTACGGCCTGAAAGACAAGATCCCCCTCATCGGCGGCGCGCTGCTGTCTGATGAGAGCCTGCTCCGCGGCATGGGCGCACCGGAGGACGCGACCGGCATCATCACCTGCCTGCACTGGGCCGCCGGCCTGACCACGCTCGCGGCGAAGAAGTTCGTCGACGCCTACAACGCCAAGTATAAGAAGGACCCGTCGTACTACGCGGAGACCAACTACACAGGCGGCATGTGGATCGATACGGCCGTGCAGCGCATCGACGGCAAGGTCGACGACCGCGCCGCCTTCCTACGCGCGATGCTGGCCGTCCAGCTGCCGAACGCGCCGCGCGGACCGGTCCGGCTCGACAGCTACCACAACCCCATCCAGAACGAGTACGTGCGAAAGGTCGAGTACCAGAACGGGCGCCTGGTCAACACCGTGATCCACACCTTCCACAACGTCTCGCAGTTCTGGACGTTCGCGCCCGCGGAGTTTCTGAAGCAGCCGGTGTACGACCGCAACTATCCGCCCTGCCGGTACTGTTAG
- a CDS encoding branched-chain amino acid ABC transporter permease, with protein sequence MWRSYGGLAAGTAVIAALCALPAVAPTYYLHLLTLTFCYGIMAMSLDLLVGYTGLGSLGHAAYFGVAGYVVGVLATTHAWGFWPAAAAGVLAAAFTAALFGLLAIRATGPYFLIITLALGQVVWGLAYRWVSVTGGDNGLRGIARPVLAAGLSMGRIQVFYYFAMALTLVAALVMHLIVTSPFGLSLRGIRESESRMRVLGYNVFLHKYLVFILAGTFCGLAGVLYAYYNGFVSPADVHLVASANALLMVILGGSGTLFGPLVGSALLVFLQNMLSGITQRWLTILGAILILAVMYAPRGVVGAARTLLARGARVRGTRVSAVEQSHTT encoded by the coding sequence ATGTGGCGGTCCTACGGCGGTCTCGCCGCCGGCACGGCCGTTATCGCGGCCCTGTGCGCGCTGCCGGCGGTTGCGCCGACCTACTACCTGCACCTGCTCACGCTCACGTTTTGCTACGGGATCATGGCGATGAGCCTCGACCTGCTCGTCGGCTACACGGGACTGGGGTCGCTCGGCCACGCCGCCTATTTCGGCGTCGCCGGGTACGTGGTCGGGGTGCTGGCCACGACGCACGCGTGGGGGTTCTGGCCGGCCGCCGCGGCCGGCGTGCTCGCGGCCGCGTTCACGGCGGCGCTGTTCGGGCTGCTGGCGATCCGCGCGACCGGCCCGTATTTCTTGATCATCACGCTCGCGCTGGGACAGGTCGTCTGGGGACTGGCCTACCGGTGGGTGTCGGTGACCGGCGGCGACAACGGGCTGCGCGGGATCGCGCGGCCGGTGCTGGCGGCCGGGCTCAGCATGGGCCGGATTCAGGTCTTCTACTATTTTGCGATGGCGCTGACGCTCGTCGCGGCCCTCGTGATGCATCTCATCGTGACGTCCCCCTTCGGCCTCTCGCTGCGCGGGATCCGTGAGAGCGAGTCCCGTATGCGCGTGCTCGGCTACAACGTCTTCCTCCACAAATACCTGGTCTTCATCCTCGCCGGCACGTTCTGCGGCCTGGCCGGCGTGCTGTACGCGTACTACAACGGCTTCGTCTCGCCCGCGGACGTGCACCTCGTCGCGTCCGCGAACGCGCTGCTCATGGTGATTCTCGGCGGCTCCGGCACGCTCTTCGGGCCCCTCGTTGGCTCCGCGCTGCTCGTCTTTCTGCAAAACATGCTCAGCGGCATCACGCAGCGCTGGCTGACGATCCTCGGCGCGATCCTCATCCTGGCGGTGATGTACGCGCCCCGCGGCGTGGTCGGCGCCGCGCGAACGCTGCTCGCCCGCGGGGCCCGCGTACGCGGGACCCGGGTTTCGGCCGTCGAACAATCGCACACCACGTAG
- a CDS encoding Xaa-Pro peptidase family protein, giving the protein MTWSRGAGAADYEARVDMARLRAGRVERARQAIGAADLDAVLVWKEENVRYLTSLRPQIIAGKNGVLNGALCTRDGTTALLVSGGDRDRAEATMPWVGDWETIPILEEPGLIRHVASEIIPGLLRRRGLRGARVGIDLASKLLMDALAETCADIRWVDGDAAMQAARRIKTAEELAVIEEATAIAEAVTATATAAVREGVRECEVAGEALRTLHRLGGEYPHVTTPFVASGERMSPPTRLATDKLIREGDLVFIDIGAMWNGYFGDIGRTVVCGEPSPEQRRIYRAVWDGLQAGIAAMRPGATNAEVTTVIRDRAASHGVGERFLSLFIGHGIGCGSNEPPYIGEAFPGAATVTLEAGMVFAVEPLIWLPDVPGGGGVRLEDMVAVTPAGARRISRSPYCAALLA; this is encoded by the coding sequence TTGACCTGGTCGCGCGGCGCGGGGGCCGCGGACTACGAGGCGCGCGTCGACATGGCGCGCCTGCGCGCCGGACGGGTCGAGCGCGCGCGGCAGGCGATCGGGGCGGCGGACCTCGACGCGGTACTCGTCTGGAAGGAAGAGAACGTCCGCTATCTCACGAGCCTGCGCCCGCAGATCATCGCCGGCAAGAACGGCGTACTGAACGGCGCGCTCTGCACGCGCGACGGAACCACGGCACTCCTCGTCTCCGGCGGAGATCGCGACCGCGCCGAGGCCACGATGCCGTGGGTCGGCGATTGGGAGACAATCCCCATCCTCGAAGAGCCCGGCCTCATCCGTCACGTCGCCTCGGAAATTATCCCGGGCCTGCTGCGCCGCCGGGGGCTCCGCGGCGCGCGCGTCGGCATCGACCTGGCGAGCAAGCTGCTGATGGACGCGCTGGCGGAGACGTGCGCCGACATCCGCTGGGTGGACGGCGACGCGGCGATGCAGGCGGCCCGGCGCATCAAGACGGCGGAGGAGCTGGCGGTGATCGAGGAAGCGACGGCGATCGCCGAGGCGGTCACGGCAACCGCGACCGCCGCCGTCCGCGAAGGGGTGCGGGAGTGCGAGGTCGCCGGCGAGGCGCTGCGCACGCTCCACCGGCTCGGCGGCGAGTATCCCCACGTGACGACGCCGTTCGTGGCGAGCGGCGAGCGGATGTCGCCGCCGACGCGGCTCGCGACCGACAAGCTGATCCGCGAGGGCGACCTCGTGTTCATCGACATCGGGGCGATGTGGAACGGCTACTTCGGCGATATCGGCCGGACGGTGGTGTGCGGGGAGCCGTCGCCCGAGCAGCGGCGGATCTACCGCGCGGTGTGGGACGGGCTGCAGGCGGGCATCGCGGCGATGCGCCCCGGCGCGACGAACGCCGAGGTGACGACGGTGATCCGCGACCGCGCGGCGTCGCACGGCGTCGGCGAGCGCTTTCTCAGCCTGTTCATCGGCCACGGGATCGGGTGCGGCTCGAACGAGCCGCCGTATATCGGCGAGGCCTTTCCCGGCGCCGCCACGGTGACCCTCGAGGCGGGGATGGTGTTTGCGGTCGAGCCGCTGATCTGGCTTCCGGACGTGCCGGGAGGCGGGGGCGTCCGGCTGGAAGACATGGTGGCCGTGACCCCGGCCGGAGCGCGCCGGATCTCGCGAAGCCCGTACTGCGCGGCGCTGCTCGCCTAG
- a CDS encoding Gfo/Idh/MocA family oxidoreductase, protein MSLGWGIIGTGGFAGSATAPAIKALGERGTLVAAVSRDRGRADAFAAQHGAKRAYTDYADLLRDREVDIVYISTPNAQHAEQALAAARAGKHVLCEKPLALSVGDARRMVDAFEAAGLKLGTHFQTRHHTAFAETKRLLQQRAIGDVILIQIEVSSGVNQFRSWRADPQLAGLGSINNIAVHPFDLVRYLLGAEVREVTAITDVGRAADLEHMVLALLRFQNETLAYVNANQKVPNFQPDIAIYGTEGRILGIDCTRPFLDGELRVLTASGEQVTKHSSRDAVVRSMAAFNDAVAHDREPNASGLDGLRSVQLTDAVIRSAREGRLVEVAY, encoded by the coding sequence GTGTCACTCGGATGGGGCATCATCGGGACCGGCGGCTTCGCCGGCAGCGCCACCGCGCCGGCGATCAAGGCTCTGGGTGAGCGGGGCACGCTGGTCGCCGCGGTCAGCCGCGACCGGGGGCGCGCCGACGCCTTCGCGGCGCAGCACGGTGCCAAGCGGGCGTATACGGACTACGCGGACCTGCTGCGCGACCGCGAGGTCGACATCGTGTACATTTCGACCCCGAACGCGCAGCACGCGGAGCAGGCCCTCGCCGCGGCGCGCGCCGGCAAGCACGTCCTCTGCGAGAAGCCGCTCGCGCTGTCGGTGGGCGACGCGCGGAGGATGGTCGACGCGTTCGAGGCGGCGGGCCTGAAGCTCGGCACGCACTTCCAGACGCGCCACCATACCGCGTTCGCCGAAACGAAGCGTCTGCTGCAGCAGCGCGCGATCGGGGACGTGATCCTGATACAGATCGAGGTGAGCTCCGGCGTGAACCAATTCCGGTCGTGGCGCGCCGACCCGCAGCTCGCGGGGCTCGGCTCGATCAACAACATCGCGGTCCACCCCTTCGATCTGGTGCGCTACCTGTTGGGGGCCGAGGTCCGGGAAGTGACGGCGATCACGGACGTCGGCCGGGCCGCGGACCTGGAGCATATGGTCCTCGCGCTGCTTCGCTTTCAGAACGAGACCTTGGCCTACGTCAACGCGAACCAGAAGGTGCCGAACTTCCAGCCGGACATCGCTATCTACGGCACGGAGGGCCGCATCCTCGGCATCGATTGCACGCGGCCGTTCCTCGACGGCGAGCTGCGGGTCCTCACCGCGTCCGGCGAGCAGGTCACCAAGCATTCCAGCAGGGACGCGGTCGTGCGGTCGATGGCCGCCTTCAACGACGCGGTCGCGCACGATCGCGAGCCGAACGCGTCCGGGTTGGACGGCCTGCGCAGCGTGCAGCTGACCGACGCCGTGATCCGGTCGGCGCGCGAGGGACGCCTGGTCGAGGTCGCGTATTGA